The following are from one region of the Amycolatopsis sp. QT-25 genome:
- a CDS encoding glycoside hydrolase family 76 protein: protein MWITSLLVTTLTSVLTPATPPPEPTVAATICAKYCDSRDPALAVGERRPGTATVWGRAITLHLSDGDDMGWGGITGGDPGDEVWLDRSFDGGRTWAGDSRIGDTKIPAGQRGWRTLMFNVDDPATHRFGALRACGKAGNRPEIACTSWFRTTVAANDRAEAAATALMQFYDNGTGLWQTTGWWNSANALTAILDYSGRTGSPNYRYAIGNTFDRNRGGNFTNEYIDDTGWWALAWIRAYDLTKDRRYLDTAVVAANYMYSYRDGTCGGGLWWSTAKTYKNAVTNELYVKVAASLHNRLPGDTVQLGRAREVWDWFRASGMINGGALVNDGLNSSCANNGQAVWSYNQGIVLGALVELNRATGDAALLTTARRLADASTTTALLHTNGILRDPCESGDCGADGPSFKGAYVRGLGELDRALTDRPYRAYLTRQANATTANNRTSLDQHGLHWSGPVDRIDAARQHSALEVLTAAL, encoded by the coding sequence ATGTGGATCACCTCTCTGCTTGTGACAACGTTGACATCGGTTCTCACGCCGGCCACGCCCCCTCCCGAACCCACCGTCGCGGCGACGATCTGCGCCAAGTACTGCGACAGTCGCGACCCAGCGTTGGCCGTCGGTGAAAGAAGACCCGGCACGGCGACGGTGTGGGGCCGGGCCATCACGCTGCATCTCTCCGACGGCGACGACATGGGCTGGGGCGGTATCACCGGCGGTGACCCCGGCGACGAGGTCTGGCTCGACCGTTCCTTCGACGGCGGCCGCACCTGGGCGGGCGACAGCCGGATCGGTGACACGAAGATCCCTGCCGGCCAACGCGGCTGGCGAACGCTGATGTTCAACGTCGACGACCCAGCCACCCATCGTTTCGGCGCCTTGCGTGCCTGCGGAAAAGCAGGCAACCGGCCGGAAATCGCCTGCACGTCGTGGTTTCGCACCACGGTCGCCGCGAACGACCGCGCCGAGGCCGCGGCGACGGCGCTCATGCAGTTCTACGACAACGGCACGGGGCTCTGGCAGACCACGGGCTGGTGGAATTCGGCGAACGCGCTCACCGCGATCCTCGACTACAGCGGCCGAACCGGTTCGCCGAACTACCGCTACGCCATCGGCAACACCTTCGACCGCAACCGCGGCGGCAACTTCACGAACGAGTACATCGACGACACCGGCTGGTGGGCGCTCGCCTGGATCCGCGCCTACGACCTCACCAAGGACCGCCGCTACCTCGACACCGCGGTCGTCGCGGCGAACTACATGTACTCCTACCGCGACGGGACCTGCGGCGGTGGCCTCTGGTGGTCGACGGCGAAGACGTACAAGAACGCCGTCACCAACGAGCTGTACGTGAAAGTGGCCGCGTCACTGCACAACCGGCTTCCCGGAGACACCGTCCAGCTCGGGCGGGCACGCGAGGTCTGGGACTGGTTCCGCGCGAGCGGCATGATCAACGGCGGCGCCCTGGTCAACGACGGGCTGAACTCCTCCTGCGCCAACAACGGCCAGGCCGTCTGGAGTTACAACCAGGGAATCGTCCTCGGCGCGCTGGTCGAACTGAACCGCGCGACCGGCGACGCCGCCCTGCTCACCACGGCCCGGCGGCTCGCGGACGCCTCCACCACGACGGCACTGCTGCACACGAACGGGATCCTGCGCGACCCGTGCGAGTCCGGCGACTGCGGTGCCGACGGGCCGTCGTTCAAGGGCGCGTACGTCAGGGGGCTCGGTGAGCTGGACCGGGCGCTGACGGACAGGCCGTACCGCGCTTACCTGACCCGTCAAGCGAACGCGACGACCGCGAACAACCGCACGTCGCTCGATCAGCACGGGCTGCACTGGTCGGGGCCGGTCGACAGGATCGACGCCGCCCGTCAGCACAGTGCGCTGGAGGTCCTCACGGCAGCCCTCTGA